In Eubalaena glacialis isolate mEubGla1 chromosome 2, mEubGla1.1.hap2.+ XY, whole genome shotgun sequence, a single genomic region encodes these proteins:
- the PARP2 gene encoding poly [ADP-ribose] polymerase 2 isoform X1: MAARRRRGTGGSRARAERVNNGKTATEDPPPVKKIRKCQKMKKEPVAGGKADNDRTEDKQESVKTLLLKGKAPVDPECTAKVGKAHVYCEGNDVYDVMLNQTNLQFNNNKYYLIQLLEDDAQRNFSVWMRWGRVGKMGQHSLVACSGDLNKAKEIFQKKFLDKTKNNWEDREKFEKVPGKYDMLQMDYTTNTQSEEETNKGESLKSPLKPESQLDLRVQELIKLICNVQAMEEMMVEMKYDTKKAPLGKLTVAQIKAGYQSLKKIEDCIRAGQHGRALVEACNEFYTRIPHDFGLRTPPLIRTEKELSDKVQLLEALGDIEIAIKLVKTELQSPEHPLDQHYRKLHCALRPLDHESYEFKVISQYLQSTHAPTHSDYTMTLLDVFEVEKEGEKEAFREDLHNRMLLWHGSRLSNWVGILSHGLRIAPPEAPITGYMFGKGIYFADMSSKSANYCFATRLKDTGLLLLSEVALGQCNELLGANPEAEGLLQGKHSTKGLGKMAPSPTCAITLNGSTVPLGPASDTGILNPEGYTLNYNEFIVYNPNQVHMRYLLKVRFNFLQLW; encoded by the exons ATGGCAGCTCGGCGGCGGCGGGGGACAGGCGGCAGCCGGGCGCGAG CTGAAAGAGTTAATAATGGCAAAACAGCTACAGAAGACCCTCCACCTGTGAAGAAAATTCGAAAATGCCAGAAGATGAAAAAGGAGCCTGTGGCTGGAGGAAAGGCTGATAATGACAGGACGGAAGACAAGCAAG AGTCTGTGAAGACCTTGCTGTTAAAGGGCAAAGCTCCAGTGGACCCAGAGTGCACAGCCAAGGTGGGGAAG gCCCATGTATACTGTGAAGGAAATGATGTCTATGATGTCATGCTAAATCAG ACCAATCTCCAGTTCAACAACAACAAGTATTATCTGATCCAGCTGTTAGAAGATGATGCCCAGAGGAACTTCAGTGTTTGGATGAGATGGGGCCGAG TTGGGAAAATGGGGCAGCACAGCTTGGTGGCTTGTTCTGGGGACCTCAACAAGGCCAAGGAAATCTTTCAAAAGAA ATTCcttgacaaaacaaaaaataattgggAGGATCGTGAGAAGTTTGAGAAGGTGCCTGGAAAATATGATATGCTACAAATGGACTATACCACCAATACTCAG agTGAAGAGGAAACAAATAAAGGTGAATCTCTCAAATCCCCCTTGAAACCAGAGTCACAGCTAGATCTTCGTGTACAGGAGCTGATAAAGTTGATCTGTAATGTCCAGGCCATGGAAGAGATGATGGTAGAAATGAAATATGATACCAAGAAAGCCCCACTTG GGAAGCTGACAGTGGCACAAATCAAGGCAGGTTACCAGTCTCTTAAGAAGATCGAGGATTGTATTCGGGCTGGCCAGCATGGACGAGCTCTCGTGGAAGCATGCAATGAATTCTACACCAGAATCCCACATGACTTTGG ACTCCGTACCCCTCCATTAATCCGGACAGAGAAAGAACTGTCAGACAAAGTACAGCTACTAGAG GCTTTGGGAGACATTGAAATTGCCATTAAACTGGTGAAGACAGAACTGCAAAGCCCAGAACACCCACTGGACCAACACTATAGAAAACTACATTGTGCTTTGCGCCCTTTAGACCATGAGAGTTATGAGTTCAAA GTGATTTCCCAGTACCTACAGTCTACGCATGCTCCCACACACAGTGACTATACCATGACCTTGCTGGATGTTTTTGAAGTAGAGAAGGAGGGTGAGAAAGAAGCCTTCAGAGAGGACCTTCATAACAG GATGCTGCTATGGCATGGTTCCAGGCTGAGTAACTGGGTGGGAATCCTGAGCCATGGGCTTCGAATCGCCCCACCTGAGGCTCCCATCACAGGTTACATG TTTGGAAAAGGAATCTACTTTGCTGACATGTCTTCCAAGAGTGCCAATTACTGCTTTGCCACTCGCCTAAAGGATACTGGACTGCTGCTCCTGTCAGAG GTAGCTCTAGGTCAGTGTAATGAGCTACTAGGGGCCAATCCAGAGGCAGAAGGATTACTTCAGGGCAAACACAGCACCAAGGGGCTAGGCAAGATGGCCCCCAGTCCTACGTGCGCCATCACCTT GAATGGGAGTACAGTGCCCTTAGGACCAGCAAGTGACACAGGAATTCTGAATCCAGAGGGTTATACCCTCAACTACAACGAATTTATTGTCTATAACCCCAATCAGGTCCATATGCGATACCTTCTAAAGGTTCGATTTAATTTCCTGCAGCTGTGGTGA
- the PARP2 gene encoding poly [ADP-ribose] polymerase 2 isoform X2, whose translation MKKEPVAGGKADNDRTEDKQESVKTLLLKGKAPVDPECTAKVGKAHVYCEGNDVYDVMLNQTNLQFNNNKYYLIQLLEDDAQRNFSVWMRWGRVGKMGQHSLVACSGDLNKAKEIFQKKFLDKTKNNWEDREKFEKVPGKYDMLQMDYTTNTQSEEETNKGESLKSPLKPESQLDLRVQELIKLICNVQAMEEMMVEMKYDTKKAPLGKLTVAQIKAGYQSLKKIEDCIRAGQHGRALVEACNEFYTRIPHDFGLRTPPLIRTEKELSDKVQLLEALGDIEIAIKLVKTELQSPEHPLDQHYRKLHCALRPLDHESYEFKVISQYLQSTHAPTHSDYTMTLLDVFEVEKEGEKEAFREDLHNRMLLWHGSRLSNWVGILSHGLRIAPPEAPITGYMFGKGIYFADMSSKSANYCFATRLKDTGLLLLSEVALGQCNELLGANPEAEGLLQGKHSTKGLGKMAPSPTCAITLNGSTVPLGPASDTGILNPEGYTLNYNEFIVYNPNQVHMRYLLKVRFNFLQLW comes from the exons ATGAAAAAGGAGCCTGTGGCTGGAGGAAAGGCTGATAATGACAGGACGGAAGACAAGCAAG AGTCTGTGAAGACCTTGCTGTTAAAGGGCAAAGCTCCAGTGGACCCAGAGTGCACAGCCAAGGTGGGGAAG gCCCATGTATACTGTGAAGGAAATGATGTCTATGATGTCATGCTAAATCAG ACCAATCTCCAGTTCAACAACAACAAGTATTATCTGATCCAGCTGTTAGAAGATGATGCCCAGAGGAACTTCAGTGTTTGGATGAGATGGGGCCGAG TTGGGAAAATGGGGCAGCACAGCTTGGTGGCTTGTTCTGGGGACCTCAACAAGGCCAAGGAAATCTTTCAAAAGAA ATTCcttgacaaaacaaaaaataattgggAGGATCGTGAGAAGTTTGAGAAGGTGCCTGGAAAATATGATATGCTACAAATGGACTATACCACCAATACTCAG agTGAAGAGGAAACAAATAAAGGTGAATCTCTCAAATCCCCCTTGAAACCAGAGTCACAGCTAGATCTTCGTGTACAGGAGCTGATAAAGTTGATCTGTAATGTCCAGGCCATGGAAGAGATGATGGTAGAAATGAAATATGATACCAAGAAAGCCCCACTTG GGAAGCTGACAGTGGCACAAATCAAGGCAGGTTACCAGTCTCTTAAGAAGATCGAGGATTGTATTCGGGCTGGCCAGCATGGACGAGCTCTCGTGGAAGCATGCAATGAATTCTACACCAGAATCCCACATGACTTTGG ACTCCGTACCCCTCCATTAATCCGGACAGAGAAAGAACTGTCAGACAAAGTACAGCTACTAGAG GCTTTGGGAGACATTGAAATTGCCATTAAACTGGTGAAGACAGAACTGCAAAGCCCAGAACACCCACTGGACCAACACTATAGAAAACTACATTGTGCTTTGCGCCCTTTAGACCATGAGAGTTATGAGTTCAAA GTGATTTCCCAGTACCTACAGTCTACGCATGCTCCCACACACAGTGACTATACCATGACCTTGCTGGATGTTTTTGAAGTAGAGAAGGAGGGTGAGAAAGAAGCCTTCAGAGAGGACCTTCATAACAG GATGCTGCTATGGCATGGTTCCAGGCTGAGTAACTGGGTGGGAATCCTGAGCCATGGGCTTCGAATCGCCCCACCTGAGGCTCCCATCACAGGTTACATG TTTGGAAAAGGAATCTACTTTGCTGACATGTCTTCCAAGAGTGCCAATTACTGCTTTGCCACTCGCCTAAAGGATACTGGACTGCTGCTCCTGTCAGAG GTAGCTCTAGGTCAGTGTAATGAGCTACTAGGGGCCAATCCAGAGGCAGAAGGATTACTTCAGGGCAAACACAGCACCAAGGGGCTAGGCAAGATGGCCCCCAGTCCTACGTGCGCCATCACCTT GAATGGGAGTACAGTGCCCTTAGGACCAGCAAGTGACACAGGAATTCTGAATCCAGAGGGTTATACCCTCAACTACAACGAATTTATTGTCTATAACCCCAATCAGGTCCATATGCGATACCTTCTAAAGGTTCGATTTAATTTCCTGCAGCTGTGGTGA